ttgatgtggtttttatttttctgttctgttgttcttcagttgttgtgagTACAAGTCACACTATACTAAAGTCCTTTCATAAAGGCAGTCAGAACCCTCAGAAATCACAACAATAGCAAAACTGCaccaccagtccaagaaaaatagcaaccaaaatcaaaagaaaaagaaagatatgggAATAAAATGTGGACCAGCTATAGGACAAGAGGGAGTCGTGGTGGCGGGAACATATATTGGAGAGtccaaaagagaaggacaaataccagataatcTAACTTAGAAGTGGAACTTAAACCTGAATAAGAAAGCACAAATCAAAAGACTCTGAGAAGGAAGTACTTGAGTGAAAAGGATCATGGAAAATTGATGTGCCCATATGGCAACAACCACcccataaaccattaaccctccaataaaaaagaatcttAGTTTCCACTTTAAATTGGAAGCCTCCTtgaattaaaaatgtatattaagaaaaaaaagtataattggATGAATAATAGCCTGATTCCACAAAGAACTTGCGTATTGACAGTATGTTTCTCGGACAGTTAAGTTCATCAAACTTTCtttaatatacatttttataGTAAATGTATATTTTATCTATTAAAGGAGGTTTCCAATGTAAGAATCAGGCTACATttgtcttgtgaagaaagaaaaatctgggagaggggcaggcagtggtgcacctgcctgTGGTGGGAATGGCCTTTGTGACTCTGAAAAGTATAACTGTCTTTCCTAGAAACTAGTGGTCTCACTTTTTTTCCAGGGCTCCGCTTTTCTTCTTAGATCTTAGACTTCTGAAAAGAAATATGAGGTGATACGGTCTGTGCTGGGGGTAGGGACTGATTTTTTACACAGTTGGGGCTAAAGGCCTTGCTGAGGTGACATGTGtttaaaaagaactaaagagAATGAAAATGTCTGGAAAAGGGTTTCCCCGAGAAGCATATATGAGTGTGACTGGAGACAAGGTCAACAAGGGTGAGTCAGAGGAGACAGTCAGGGAGATGAGGAGAAAATGGGAACTCCAGAGTAAGATGTAAAGCCCTTAGACAGTGGAACAGATGAGTGGCACcatctgctttttgtttgtttgtttgtttgagcactaatcagctctgcttatggggggactgaacttgggaccttggagcctcctctttgcataaccattatgctgtctacccttccCCTGACCTGCTTTGTATTCTCAAAGGGTCACCCAGCTGCTGTGTTAACAGAGCTTCTTACACTTTACAGTAATTGAGGTGAAAAAAGGTACAAAGTAGTAGCAGTGCACGTGGTAAACAGTCTGATTCCAGTGACGCTTTGAGGAAGGTAGAAACAAAAATTTCTAGTGAGTGTAAACTAGTAAAAGTGAAAGTTCTGGGCATGAGCAACTGGAAGAGCAGCCAACCAACACACTTCCATATGTACCTATAAACCACCTTGCCTTTTATCGCTGAGTTGCATGGGTATGACTTGTTTATTCTATGCTTCCAGTGATGGGCCTTTGGGTTGTTTCCATCTTTTAATTAATGGAACAGTGCAGCTCTGAATGTCTGTGTGCACATTATTGTCAGAGTGCCCAATTGCCAGTTCTCTGCAATCAATCGCTGATCGTACGGCAGTTCTGTGTGTGAAGTGCTATCTTGCGGTTTTGCTTTGCTGCTTTCTCTAGGGACTAATCATGCTGGACATCTCTTCCTGTGCTTACCAGTCACCTGTGCTTGTCTTGACTGTTTTGGGTCCGCTCCTTCATCCAGTTACTCAAGGCtatcaggaaaataatttttgagCTATGAAACTGATGACATCACTATATAAGTTTAAGGTGGACATCATCATAGTTCCACCTATTAtgtaatgatttttttcatttaagtatATAGTTAGTAAACAATATCAAGTAGATATGAGAATAAGAAAAGGCAGAAGAAATGTTTTCTTATGATAAAGTTTATGGGacgggggctggacagtggtacatctggttgagtgctcataacaccatgtacaaggaccccacctgcaaagggcggTGTGGGGGGGtgcagttcacaagtggtgaaacagagttgcaggtctatctcaatttctctctgcactaataaataaaaaatatatgggaTTTACTGTCTCAACTACTTCCATATACATCATGCAGTGACATTAACTGCAGTGATTATGTTGTATATTACATCCCTGCCACTTACCTCATAGCTGAagtttgtgcattttaacttttttcttttgcctccaggattattgctggggcttggtgcctgcaccatgaatccactgctcctggaggctgtttttttttcttttgttgcccttatttatcattgtggttgttattgttgttattgatgttgttggataggacagagagaaatggagagaggaggggaagacagagcgggagataaagatagacacctgcacaccacttgtgaagtgaccccccccccactctggtaggtgaggagccagggttcaaaccaggatctttaggccagtccttgtgcttcacaccatgtgtgtttaacctgctacgcttccacccagccccctcattttaACTCCTATGCTCTGATCCCTCACTTACATCTTTTAACCACAAATCTGATTTTattctgagggtttttttttttagatcctacatataagtgagatcaaaTATGTGTCTTTCTCTGATTTTACTTCAGGCAATATCTTTAAAGACCATGCTTAATATGTAAAGAAATAAGGAGATAAATAACAGGATTTCCACCTCTGCCTGGGTAGTATGCTTCTAGGTAGTAGACAGGTGGagctcctctcagtttctgggaTCTTTTGTCACTTTAGCCATACCCCCACGTCCAAAATCGGCCAGTTCATATTCGTGAGGCCCAGTTCAACCCTTGGGATTTGCTCAGATAAAGGTGGGCATCACTGAACCAGTCACACATCACTGTGTTAGGAGGCAGTCAGTGTTAAGGGTGGTGTTGCCTGTTATCTCTTCCTTGTAGTCACAGAGTGTTGTGCAAGGATCCTTTCATTCCTCTGGTTTTACTATGTGGCTCCTCCAGGTCTATAGTCTATATAGTACCTCTATTTTGTCCCTTTCTTGGGATCCTATCTTCCCTATTAAATAGACGTCAAGTACTCAGTGTGAGAAGTTATGAGTAAATGTTAGTAAGCATCCTTGCCCTATCagaaatttcctttcctttttcccaaagactggggattcaaacatttattttatttacttatttatttattaattttttattattggatagagacagaggaattgagaggggagtggaggaggTGGGTAGAGAttgagacctgcagtcctgcttcaccgctagcgaagctctccccctgcaggtggaaaccaggagcttgaacctgggtccttgtgcactgtaatgtgtatgcttaaccaggtgcaccaccaccaagcccctcaaGCATTTATTTAGTACCGAGCCCtcgagataaccctggtggcaataaaagaaaaaaaaaaggaagaaaattcctTTTATGTAGCTACAGCAAATGAatggaaatgagaaagaaaagggctTCTATGTAAAGATgtctgaaagtattttttttacaCAAAAATACCCACATTTTTATAAAAGTAGAAGCCGCAAAACTGTCTAAAgactaaaaattatataaaaatagagccagaaaaatagcttacttgaatagtATGCTTCTTTGCCAGTTGTGCAAAGCAGGTCAAGCCTAACCCTCAGTAcgctagaggaagcttcagtgtgtggtccttctcactctctctagaaaaggaaaacaacaaagtGATCACTGAATAGTAGACTTTATGATGATACTATAGCACTTTATTGAAAAGTGTTGACTTTTAAAGGACACCATTTAAAAATGACAGCCACTACTGCGCTATAACTATATTGTTAGAGATTTGCAGACCATAACTGCATACATATATGTTGTGAATGCTGCCAACCCTCCCTTTGAGGTGTGTTGGCTAGTTTGTGTTTACTATGTTGATCTTAGAACTGatgaatgagggagtcgggcggtagcacagtggcttaagcgcatgtggcacaaagcacaaggactgacctaaggatgccggtttgagctcctggctccccacctgcaggggagttttttcacaggtggtgaagcaggtctgtaggtgtctgtctttttctccccctctctgtcttcctctcctctctccatttctctctgtcctatccaacaacaatgacatctataataattacaacaaattttttttaaaaagggcaacaaaagtgaataaataaatattttttaaaaaaagaactgatgaATGAAGGTCTGTTAGTAAAATGACTGTTGAAAGTCAGGATTCAGACAGAGGTTCAAGCCTAGTCTGAAagtattaaaggaagcttcagtgcaactgtggtctctttcaccctaaaaaaaaaaaatgaggattcTACAGAACAGTTTCTTGGATTCTTTGAATTTCATTCTTATTCGTTTTCATCTAAAAACCTTTTTGGAAGAAGgaaattaaggaaaagaaaaaaacaaaacaaaacaaaaaccctgtcTTTTTGCAGGTATTCCACTGCCCAAAGAAGATATTTCTGCCCCCCTGATCTCTAGCTCGCCAGTGAAGGAAGTCCGAGAGTATAAAGACCCCCCAAGTGAAGAAGAAGATAAGCTCACAGAAGAGCCGCTGACCATCTCAGAACTGGTGTACAACCCGAGTGCTAGTCTGCTGCCCACCCCTGTTGATGATGATGAGATTGACATGCTTTTTGATTGCCCCTCAAGGCTGGAGTTGGAAAGAGAGGACACAGATTCGTTTGAGGATCTGGAGGCAGATGAACATGCCTTTCTGATGGCTGAAGAGGAGGAACTAAAGGAAGCTCACCGAGCTTTGTCCTGGAGCTATGACATTCTGAGAGGCCATATTCGGGTCAACCCGCTGGTCAAGATTTTCTCCCGGCTCCTTGTGGTGGGCCTGGGGCTGCTGCTCTTTGTAttccccctgctcctcctcctgttgGAGTCAGGTATTGATCTCTCCTTCTTATGTGAAATCCGCCAGACGCCAGAGTTTGAACAGTTTCACTATGAGTACTACTGTCCTCTCAAGGAGTGGGTGGCTGGCAAAGTAAACGTCATCCTCTACATGCTGGGTTGCTCATAAAGGTCCTATCTCATACAACTAAGGGCTATATTCAATACTAGTGGTTAGCTTTTTGCAGCGAAGGCCTAGTTCTGAATGGTCAGGGGGCCATCCACAGTTATTGCTTTACTCATAactgattattattattcaaaCCTTTATAAGCTTGCTTTCCATATGCCACTGCACATCAATACCTTTGAATCTGATATGCTCATATAAGTTCCAGCTCTTGAAAATGACCTTTAAGTAACCAAAACCCatgtttattttcattatattacTGACATACTCTTTATCATATAGTACACCGAGCTGAATTAGATTTCCCCTTTTTAATAATAACACCGTTACAAGCTATGAAGCTGAGGATCAGAATTTTAGTAAAAAGCCAGTAGAAAGTTTTTGAATATAATCCTTAGTGAGAGCAGCGTCCTCTAACCATTGCCTATACAATGAAATTTACGCTggggttttgtttctttttaaatatttttatgtgttcaaaatatttttggtaaagttttagcaaaaaaaaaaaaaaagaagcctcctGGAGTTATTTAAGTGTAGAAATCATACGATTCATGCACAAAGGGTATGTTGGGAATTTTCTAATGTTTTCACAactggtttgttttttaaaaaaaatattttttgagtgAACAATCTCATAACTTGTTACCTGCATATGAGATAGAAAAGAAGTGGGCAAAGGAACTGAGCTTCAGGTGGTCGGTCTGCCAGAGTGTTTAAAGAAGATGGCTGGTTACTTGCCTTTGTATTCTGTCTACATGGTTGGGGAAGCAGGACATTTATCTTTCAAGAAAGTGAAACATAGTTGAAAGAGACGGTAGTTACTTGCATATGACTGTATAATTAACCCAAGAGTGGAAGAAAATGGGAATTaagttgccaaaaaaaaaaattgtggtaggTAAATGATCCTACGAAAGTGGCGGAAGGTATTAGATGAACTGGCACTAATATTTCTAAGTGGGGTCTATACAGTAAAAATAGATGAACTTTAAGACATGTTTTAAAGCCCTATGCCATTCATTGTTATCCTGTGGAAGGAACTTCAAAAcaagtgtatgtgtgagagaggggaagagaaaggacatAGTTTGACTTGTAAATGCTGATGATCTTCTCTTGCAGTGGCCATTATACTGGTCTCCTGATATGCTAACTCATAATTAAGGCTCCCATTTCAGCTTGGCTGATGTAGCAAAATGATTCACTCACCAGACAACAGAGGGAATAATGATGCCTTTCTGTGCTGGCAGTTAACCaatgctgtgtgtgtatgtgagggggagagaggagagagagagagagaaagagagagagagagagagagagagagaggaagtatgGAACACTGGGATATCTCTGCAGATTGAAAAATGTTCCACTGCCTTCATTTACAAAATGCTCTCTCCCAAACTCCAGATTTTCCACATTGGTCATTCCAATTCTAGTCATCCAGTGAAGCTGAGTGCTTATCAGATTTCATTTTGACAGTAAGTTTTAGATGTCAGCCCAAGCAACCTTCAGTTATACAAACCTGAATTATATTTGTTAATAAATCTGTAGGGTTCTTAACATGCTTCCactgatttattttgcttttaaaaatgttttctataGCTTATTTAGGGAGTTTCAAATGACCAGCTTTGTACTTGAAGATCTTCTTTCCCATATCACTTTTTAAGTCATACCTCTGATGTAAGGGTGTTCCAGTATGTAGCATGTATGGAATTAATTCCTTTTCTAATCACactttatatttttgaaattcaccTTGACCTCATCTTTTAAAAGTTATACTaagtgatattttttaaattatggaacTAATTATCTCCCACTGTAAAACATTTAACAGATACTAAGAGGATATATATCTTATGTAGTTTAACCATGTAGATTTATGTTAAGCAGTAATGTATTATTTTAACACTTCCCCAGTTAACTTCTCTTTACTCTTAGGCAAAGACATTTCTATGCCATAAGGAAGTTTTTAAGTGAAGGAGTTGAGAGATTAAGGCCTATTGAATCTAGACAATAACTATCCAAAGGAACCTGGAAATGCCATTTTGTTGGGATAGAATCAGAGCCTCTTAGAGATGTCCACTGCAGTTTTGTTAGAAGACAGTCACCAGTGGCCTGAATCAAGTGAGGATAGAAGACTGCTTCCAAAGATGAAGAGTATCTAATGTAGTGAGATAGAGTTCAAAGCAAGTGTGTGAGTATATGTATAGTCCATAATGCTGGCACATGATTCTGTAAATATGTGTCTATTCACATATACACAATTAATATGCCCTCCcacagagctgtgtgtgtgttcccccccccccgcattaaGAAATCTGTGATGTGttgttccttttccctctcaggtATCATAGTGGATAAAACACACAGTCTCAAAGGTTTAACTTTTCCATGAAAACCACTGTGTGTACAGTTGTggctaaatatacatatatatggcaaatacatatacacacaatcTTGCCTCTAGTGCTAATTCAAGTTGGATCATGGAAGAAAAATGTAGGTATTGTATATTTCTGTCTGTGCTTGGAACATATTGTAAAATGTTATGTATGTGGATTATATCTTGTGGTTTGTCTAATATTTATAAAGACAACTCTgggaagaattaaaaataattggACTTAACTGAAATAACTAGAGATCTGGGGGTCATGTTACCTGTGATTGGAGCCTTATCTTTGTATAGTGAAATTTGAATTTATGTCAACATCCAGATTGTTCTGTATGTTAATTTGGTGGCAGGAATCCCTAAATAAAAATACTCTGGGGAAATATGTTTCTGCAATCATTTAAGGTTGGATATAGCTTGTTGGAAAGCAGAGAGATGCCATTTAAGAATTGGAAGTGAGGTTACCTTTGAATGGAGATATGATGGGGGAATCACAGGTAGTGGATGGGATTAAACCTCCCGGGTTTAATAATAGAATTACTGAGTGAACCCCAAGATAAGAAAGTCACAGTTTAAGGGAATTAAGATAACTAGAGAAACAGAAGAGGGATGATCAGAAGGATTTTAGAGTGTAGGCTAGGAGTGTGCCATTTGATGCCAGAGAGAGTTACATTAGACTCAGTGCTACAGCCCTTACATTAAACCTCTCTCTGGGCAGACAGCAGAATGATTACgtaaaggattttcatgcctgaggttccaaggtcccaggttcaatacccagcactaccataataaaccagagctgagcagtgctcaggtctctttctctatttctctcattaaaataagcgtCTATCTGTTCCCAGGTCCTGAAAGGATTTTTTACTTACCTTTATCCACACTGCATGCCTGAAAGGCCCTCAGCTTTTGCTTGGCACAGCTGACACCTGACAGCTAAATTGTACCCTAGCTAAGGTGGCCTgttaagatttctttctttttcttctttttttttaaagccttccTGAAGTCCAATTAACATATAAGATGGTATTATGTGCATAATATGATTTGACATATGTGCATGTTTCAAGATAACCACAGTAGGCTTTTCCCACTTCTAGCAACTTAAACTTTTTTTCCTGGTGATAAGAACTTTATGATCTGTTGTCTTTACAACTCTCAAATATACAGACCACTGTTGTCAGTCACCATGCTATACATTACAGATAGGATGTATTCTTCTAAGTTTGTACCTTTTGATCACTGTCACCTGTTTGACTcacctgagggagggagggatgagagGGGTGATATCTGTCAGAGTCTTGCTCAGCAGTCCTTAGTGGTCCAGACTCTAGATAACAAGAAAGGGAATTCCTTGCTTAGCATTCAGGATGGATATACAGTTCTGATTTGGAGGAGTTCCACCTAGCTCTTTAGTTTTGTCAGTGGTTATAGACTGGAGGACTCACAAAATGACCCTTGGTCGTCACCTACTTATTCAGTAGTGTAGGCTCCTGAcctctagagagagaaagaaaaaaaaaaaaaagaaaaaaggtgaaaTGGGCTAGTTTGGGATGGTTATGGTTAATGAACTTGAGAGTCTGAGCTGTCTTTGTCTACTGGGTGGAGATTATATGCCAATAGTCCCTGCTTACTTGtcctcctgcttcttctctttttctctctctcgacCTGCTTTTGGGCTGCCAGTCTACATGCAGTAAACAGACTCAGCAGGACCTGCCCATGGTGGGCCCAGCCTGGATGCAGCTCTCCACATTCCAACCTCAGTCTCTGATGGGTTGGGTAAGTCTGGCCAGCCAGGCCCAGTGGGCTTAGCTGTCACATCTGCAGAAAGGATAAAAGGAACCTCACTTGGGCCTCAGATCCCAGCAATCTGATCCATTAATAAAGCTGATTTGAATCCTCTTCTGACTTTTGTGTTTATAACTGATGATTGGAAGCTGGGAGGTGGCAAGGTAAGGACCTCTGTAACCTGAGATGTTGCCTGCAAGGACCTAGTGGAGAAGGCCAGTCCTCCCTGCACTGTAGGCATGCCTGCCACTCACTCTGGCTAGTCCTGACAGACCCTGCAAGTGGATTGGGGCGGGGGGTTGATGAAGAGAGGGGTACTTTTTGAGTAGTTGATGTTTGCTCCAAATACCACTTTGGAAAGGTAGGTAGGGTTTTAAAGAAAAACTTCATAGAACAGAGAATGACAGTTAAATCTAAATTCACACTGATTGGTAAAGATAATTCAATCCTTCTATAAAACTTGGTCTGTCAGAATCACAGGCTCTAGATGTTTCAAAATAATCGGCCAGAAATGGAACCTAATATGATTGCTACCTCTAAAACACTCTTATAATAGTTCTGGCAACAGTTGTATCCATAGGAGCTCCTAATCACTCAGAACAGGGAAAGTGGGCTGGTGTTAGGATGGGGCTGAGGGTCCAGTTTCCTAGGGCAGAGGATGATGACAGTTCAGCGGAGGGTGAGGTGTACTGACACctctatcttggggagatgtgagactgtataagtaccgcacacTAACCCATCGTGTCACTGGAGTTCCAAAAATGTAAGACTGTAAAtccacccctctcgatttctttttgtcctgtcaaataaagaaaaggaaaaatggccatcaagacCAGTAGTCAtcatgtaagcaccaagccccaatggtaAGCCTGGTGGCAGTTTAAAGACATTAGCATTTCCTGAATGAAGTCACTGAGAAAAAATGGAAGACATTCATGAAATAAGAGGCATTCATCGAGAGCAAATTGAAAATGAAGGtgcttggggccaggcggtggcacacctggttaagtgcacgcattacagtgcacttctctccttctgtctatttctctatccgaatttaaaaattttctagagcagtgaaatcatacaggATCCTGGTCCcacaaaataacagcaacaataacaataaagtaaAAAGGAATGATATAACATAAAAGCTATATAAGAAGGgttaagggagtcgggttgtagcgcagcgagctaagcacaggtggcgccaagagcaaaggccggcataaggatcccggttcaagccctggctccccacctgcaggggagttgcttcacaagcgatgaagcaggtctgcgggtgtctatcttcctctccccctctctgtcttccctctcctctctccatttctctctgtcctacccaacaacgatgacaacaataataactacaacaataaaacaacaaaaggacccaggttcaagcccctggtccccacgagtggtgaagcaggggtacaagtgtttctctgtctctctccctctatctccccttcccctctcaatttctctgcctctaataataaaataaaattttaaaaaaagaaaaagaaaatgaaggtgcTAAACCAACTTTTAATAGCCTAATGAATTTGCAGAAGTGAATCCTCTATAGTCTACAATCAAGATGATCACAGGTATAGATTAGCATAATGCACTGTAGTCTACAAAACTTATGGAAAGATTTTTTTGCAACTTGTAgcattatatattataattatttttatgcaATTATCTCTCaagtaataaaacattttttaaaaggaaaactacattATTGTATATTTAACTGCTTCCAGCTGGTggtacacttcttcttctagcgtttgcccttcttccgtagccagtcaacagcgtcaggttgaaagctgtcaggagctgcttgttgttggctttgaaagtgactgggatccatgtggattcagtcggctaggaaggatcgtcagtttccccaatgaatgggtactcacgggatgcaccacgagaagttcgatccaatgcatcccggtggtacacttagtagagcacacacattaccatgtgcaaggccttgggttcaagccagAGGTGCCCACctttgaggggaaatgcttcatgagtgatgaagcagtgctgtaggtgttttttctccctctcaaattctgtctctatcataaaattaaaaaaaaaataaggctgctgggagtggtggagccatcatgcaggtactgagctccaatgataactgTGGTGGGTAAACAAATctgtgctttccccctgcatttcAGACGAGGAGCACCACAGTTTTCCTTTACACAGGGCCCTGCAAATTGTACCACTGActgtgactggataaaaaaaaaaacatggagaaTGGGAGGCAAGAAAGGGAACTCTTTGACATAATGTGAAAATCAAATGTATATGGCTAGCTGAATCTTGTCAAATAGCCTATATTAAAGGAAGGATTCTTTATGAAGAAGGATATCGAGAGatacgggggagatagagaggaagagacagaaagatacctacagaccagctcaccgcttgtgaagctttccccttgcaggtggggactgggggagttgaacctgggtccttgagcattgtgcattgtagcacacccagccacctttctctctccctctttatcacccgcTCACCTGTCAATTTTCCTCtgactctatcaaaaaggaaagacaaaacaaaaaaggccacCAGCAGCAATGGATTGTCAtgtagacactaagccccagcagtaaccccagtggcaatgaatttttttaaaaaaaggaagaaagaaagaaagaaactcagggcAATACAAGTTAAATCCTCAATTGACTATTGGAAACAGATTTGGGAAACAGGGGAGGTTGGAAACCTACATCCTTAGTGTGGAACAggatgatggtttggttgagggtgaaatgtattGATACCTAGCTTGTGGAAATGTATCCTGTGACAACAATCCAGTAAATCAATATTTTCTCAATGTGATAATAAAGTTGAGAAAACCAACACCCAGATGGAACCAAAACAAGAGGGGCAGGTCAGAGGTAGTGGGATCCAACAAATTCCCGACAGACACGGATGGAATGCACGTCCAGTACCACAGTAGTCACAGAGTTTGCACTACCACCGATAAACACCAGGGGGGATGCGTCAGCTGAAAACGCCAAGTTAAGTGATCAGAGGCACAAACTAAGAGGACACATTGCAGAAAAGGTTTTGACATGTCTCCAGAATTTCCAGTCTGACTGCAGGAAATTCTCCCTAtatgaaattaaattaaagagaggaagaaaaaaagggggaggggaggatatgACTGATTTTATAAGTGATGGAGTTCTACTGACCATGtgtacaaagaaagaaaaccatgGCCTAATCAAAGGAACAAATGGAAGCTAAAGGGAGATATGGGAATAACAAAACACAGACTTTAAAGCAATCATGGTAATTATGCTCCATGGTTAAATATACAGACAACTAAAAAccagaaaaatggaaatactgacaagactattggataagaggggtacaattccacacaattcctacccccagaactccatatcctccccccccccccatagctttcctattctttatccctctgggagtatggacccagcgccattatggggcacagaaggtggaaggtttggcttctgtaattgcttcccctttgcacatgggcattgacaggtttatccatactgccaacctgtctctatcttttcctactggggcagggc
The sequence above is drawn from the Erinaceus europaeus chromosome 10, mEriEur2.1, whole genome shotgun sequence genome and encodes:
- the FRMD3 gene encoding FERM domain-containing protein 3 isoform X8; this encodes MAKCLVKIQTRRGLRLHMVNHCSSDVFVRLLRHGSKITARNTGIPLPKEDISAPLISSSPVKEVREYKDPPSEEEDKLTEEPLTISELVYNPSASLLPTPVDDDEIDMLFDCPSRLELEREDTDSFEDLEADEHAFLMAEEEELKEAHRALSWSYDILRGHIRVNPLVKIFSRLLVVGLGLLLFVFPLLLLLLESGIDLSFLCEIRQTPEFEQFHYEYYCPLKEWVAGKVNVILYMLGCS